In Verrucomicrobiia bacterium, the sequence AAACCACTCGCATCATTTTGGTGGACGACCACCCCGTCGTTCGCCAGGGCTTGGCCGAGAGCATTAACCGCGAAACTGACCTCTCGGTTTGCGCCCAGGCCGAAGACCATCACGAGGCCCTTCGCGCTATCGAAACCACCAGACCCGACATGGTCGTCGTCGATCTAATGTTGAAATCCTCCAGCGGCATCGAGTTGATTAAAGACATCCATGCCCGTTGGCCCCATTTATTAATCCTCGTCGTCTCCATGCACGATGAAACCCTTTATGCCGAACGCGTCTTGCGCGCCGGCGCCCGCGGGTACATCACCAAACAGGAGGCCACTCGCGATATCCTCCTCGCCATCCGCCGCATCCTGGCGGGCGGCATTTACCTCAACGAAAGAACCTCTTCCGCAGTTTTGGGACGCCTCGCCGCCAAACCCCAGGCCGCCGGCGATTCTATCAGCGACCAGCTCGCTGACCGCGAGTTGCAGGTCTTCGAGCTGACCGGACGCGGTCTGAGCACCCGTGAAATCGCCGGGCAATTACATATTGATATGAAAACCGTGGACACCTACCGTG encodes:
- a CDS encoding response regulator transcription factor, giving the protein MFPSTQTAASKTTRIILVDDHPVVRQGLAESINRETDLSVCAQAEDHHEALRAIETTRPDMVVVDLMLKSSSGIELIKDIHARWPHLLILVVSMHDETLYAERVLRAGARGYITKQEATRDILLAIRRILAGGIYLNERTSSAVLGRLAAKPQAAGDSISDQLADRELQVFELTGRGLSTREIAGQLHIDMKTVDTYRARIKEKLNLKSSSELLQLAIRWNQAH